A genomic region of Pogona vitticeps strain Pit_001003342236 chromosome 15, PviZW2.1, whole genome shotgun sequence contains the following coding sequences:
- the IGSF8 gene encoding immunoglobulin superfamily member 8 — MDAAARRARAPPFLLLLLLLLRAPLGPFPPPLRCCCCFFLLLAGLSRGREVNLPPGPLHRVEGSAVSIPCNVSEYEGPTLQHFEWFVYRPSAPDIAIGVVSTRDPKFPYAVFGPRVQAGNVSVHRVQGDAVELRIQRLRVEDGGVYECYTPTTDSKYHGSYSGKVELRVIPNKLSVSASPPPHQVRIPLRARGPVSVFPPRVTLVESQDLQLTCVASSETQQHTHLSVSFGLSASEDRQTLQEVIGTRRDFTVEAGGRFTERLRAQELSLAKLGDREYRMALGWLRPEDSGTYYCTVGEWIQDPDGSWQQITEQQVLLAQVSVQTLTSQLAVSASPPKVGIASGEALELFCKAPGVRAAPLPHAAYSVAWERSRDVTEEGRLVAQLDLDGTVLLGESYANRDVGDRHVSLQKLASPPDSYRLRIESAQPGDAGAYRCVVRAFVRSPSSELHEVASGRSEALTVDMKSEAVVLDARAWLPFPTIYRGDMAEVLCNVSVDSVQPVHLALSWWAEMPQEGLERRGALLATVSREGVADLGTRLSGGAVSVDKVGPLSHRLRIHGVQPSDEGQYHCAVTAWVRYPDGSWYQAGSVKSNVVTVYPYALPMDTLFLPLVVGASSALFVAVTILATVTCCFMKRLRKR; from the exons ATGGATGCTGCTGCGAGGCGGGCGCGGGCGCCgcccttcctgctgctgctgctgctgctgctccgggCGCCTCTCGGGCCCTTCCCGCCTCCcctccgctgctgctgctgcttcttccttctgctgGCCG GGCTCAGCCGCGGAAGGGAAGTGAACCTGCCCCCGGGACCCCTGCACCGCGTGGAAGGCTCAGCCGTCTCGATCCCTTGCAACGTCTCGGAGTATGAGGGCCCCACCCTCCAGCACTTCGAGTGGTTTGTGTACCGCCCTTCGGCCCCCGACATCGCCATCGGAGTGGTCAGCACCCGGGACCCCAAGTTCCCCTACGCCGTCTTTGGGCCCCGGGTGCAGGCGGGGAACGTCTCTGTCCATCGGGTGCAGGGCGACGCCGTGGAGCTGCGGATCCAGCGGCTGCGCGTGGAGGACGGGGGCGTCTATGAGTGCTACACCCCCACCACTGATTCCAAGTACCACGGCAGCTACAGCGGCAAGGTGGAGCTGAGAG TGATCCCCAACAAGCTCTCTGTGtcggcttctcctcctcctcaccaggTGAGGATCCCTTTACGGGCCCGAGGGCCCGTTTCTGTCTTCCCACCGCGGGTCACCCTCGTGGAGAGCCAGGACCTGCAGCTGACCTGCGTGGCATCCAGCGAGACCCAGCAGCACACCCACCTCTCCGTTTCCTTTGGCTTGTCGGCTTCCGAGGACCGCCAGACGCTGCAGGAGGTGATTGGGACACGGAGAGATTTCACCGTGGAGGCCGGCGGGCGTTTCACCGAGCGGCTCAGAGCCCAGGAGTTGTCGCTGGCCAAGCTGGGTGACCGGGAGTATCGGATGGCCCTGGGGTGGCTGAGGCCGGAAGACAGCGGGACGTATTACTGCACGGTGGGCGAGTGGATCCAGGATCCAGATGGCAGCTGGCAGCAGATCACAGAGCAGCAGGTGCTGCTGGCCCAGGTCTCCGTCCAGACCCTCA CTAGCCAGCTGGCTGTCTCCGCCAGTCCCCCTAAAGTCGGCATCGCCTCCGGAGAAGCCCTGGAGCTCTTCTGCAAGGCCCCCGGGGTCCGGGCGGCCCCCTTGCCTCACGCTGCCTATTCGGTCGCCTGGGAAAGGAGCCGGGATGTCACTGAGGAAGGCCGCCTGGTGGCCCAGCTGGACCTGGACGGAACCGTCCTCCTCGGGGAGAGCTACGCCAACCGCGACGTGGGCGACCGGCACGTCTCCCTGCAGAAGCTGGCCTCCCCGCCGGACTCCTACCGGCTGCGCATAGAGTCGGCCCAGCCGGGGGATGCGGGCGCTTATCGCTGCGTGGTGCGGGCGTTTGTGCGTTCTCCGAGCTCGGAGTTGCACGAAGTGGCCAGCGGCCGGTCTGAGGCGTTGACGGTGGACATGAAATCGGAGG CTGTGGTCCTCGATGCCCGGGCGTGGCTTCCCTTTCCAACCATCTACCGTGGCGACATGGCCGAAGTGCTCTGCAACGTCTCCGTGGATTCCGTCCAGCCTGTTCACCTGGCGCTCAGCTGGTGGGCAGAGATGCCCCAGGAGGGTTTGGAGAGACGCGGTGCCCTGTTGGCCACCGTCAGCCGCGAGGGCGTGGCAGACCTCGGGACCCGGCTGTCGGGAGGCGCCGTGAGCGTGGACAAGGTTGGGCCGCTGAGCCACCGGTTGCGCATCCACGGAGTGCAGCCGTCGGACGAGGGGCAGTACCACTGCGCGGTGACGGCCTGGGTGCGCTACCCCGATGGCAGCTGGTACCAGGCTGGGTCCGTGAAGTCCAACGTGGTCACCGTGTACCCGTACGCCCTGC ccATGGACACCTTGTTCCTCCCGCTCGTGGTGGGTGCCTCCAGCGCCCTCTTCGTGGCCGTCACCATCCTGGCCACGGTCACCTGTTGCTTCATGAAGAGGCTGCGCAAGAGGTGA
- the LOC110081426 gene encoding uncharacterized protein LOC110081426 isoform X2: MDSRGPVGFVLLLFLFQAAGERNLPQNLTCNPGSSLLLCLDLPEGGDSSSAHVLLWSASKRKGLVIWTPERKQYVVKPSHSGRITYLGYSSFQLNNLRQSDEGVYEVLVRTPGSPNPLLLHERTSYSFGINITTNLLVNNSCTLGLHCEAPPPSFRITGDFLVGYTTAKVLLTPPPLFFLYLYLLKRKESRQKSYPVESFSMAPTVSPPRDPTETSPMDPDF; the protein is encoded by the exons ATGGATTCCCGCGGTCCCGTCGgcttcgtcctcctcctctttctcttccaggcTGCAG GAGAGAGGAACCTCCCGCAGAACCTCACCTGCAACCCGGGAAGCTCCCTCCTGCTTTGCCTTGACCTTCCAGAGGGGGGGGACTCCTCCTCCGCCCACGTCCTGCTCTGGTCTGCTTCCAAGCGCAAGGGGCTTGTGATCTGGACCCCCGAGAGAAAGCAGTACGTCGTCAAACCCTCCCATTCCGGCAGGATCACCTATCTGGGCTATAGCTCGTTCCAGCTCAACAACCTGCGGCAGAGCGACGAGGGAGTCTACGAGGTGCTGGTGCGGACCCCGGGAAGCCCCAACCCGCTGCTGCTGCACGAAAGGACGTCGTATTCCTTTG GCATCAACATCACCACCAATCTGCTGGTCAACAATTCCTGCACCCTCGGCCTGCACTGTGAGGCACCCCCTCCATCATTCAGGATTACAG GAGACTTCCTCGTGGGCTACACCACGGCCAAAGTCCTCCTCACCCCCCCGCCCCTCTTCTTCCTGTACTTGTActtattgaaaagaaaagagTCCAGACAGAAAAGTTACCCTGTGGAAAGCTTTTCGATGGCGCCCACAGTGAGCCCTCCGAGGGATCCAACCGAAACCTCTCCTATGGATCCTGATTTTTGA
- the KCNJ9 gene encoding G protein-activated inward rectifier potassium channel 3, translated as MAKENSAFSTIPEAPASDAKGPLPARPLKPALARRLGEEPVKAEKKRGRQRYVEKDGKCNVQHGNVRETYRYLTDIFTTLVDLKWRFSLLVFVLAYATTWLFFGLIWWFIAYCRGDLDHLGDDAWTPCVNNLNGFVSAFLFSIETETTIGYGHRVITDKCPEGIILLLLQAILGSMVNAFMVGCMFVKISQPNKRAETLVFSSHAVISLRDDRLCLMFRVGDLRNSHIVEASIRAKLIKSKQTQEGEFIPLNQTDINVGFETGDDRLFLVSPLIISHEINEHSPFWEVSREQLRKDEFEIVVILEGMVEATGMTCQARSSYLVDEVLWGHRFMSVLSLEDGFYEVDYNSFHQTFEVPTPSCSARELSEAAARMDAHLYWSIPSQLDEKVEEGTEKGEEKDEGEKDKEEEEEEKEKKNGNLTSTESESKV; from the exons ATGGCGAAGGAGAACTCCGCCTTCTCCACCATCCCGGAGGCCCCGGCCTCGGACGCCAAAGGGCCACTCCCGGCCCGCCCGCTCAAGCCCGCCCTTGCCCGCCGCCTGGGCGAGGAGCCCGTGAAGGCGGAGAAGAAGCGGGGGCGCCAGAGGTATGTGGAGAAAGACGGCAAGTGCAACGTCCAGCATGGGAACGTGCGGGAGACCTACCGCTACCTGACGGACATCTTCACCACCCTGGTGGACCTGAAGTGGCGCTTCAGCCTGCTGGTCTTCGTCCTGGCCTACGCCACCACCTGGCTCTTCTTCGGCCTCATCTGGTGGTTCATCGCCTACTGCCGGGGGGACCTGGACCACCTCGGGGACGACGCCTGGACCCCCTGCGTCAACAACCTCAACGGATTCGTCTCCGCTTTCCTCTTCTCCATCGAGACGGAAACCACCATCGGCTACGGGCACCGGGTCATCACCGACAAGTGCCCTGAGGGCATCATCCTCCTCTTGCTCCAGGCCATCCTGGGCTCCATGGTCAACGCCTTCATGGTCGGCTGCATGTTCGTCAAGATCTCCCAGCCCAACAAGCGGGCCGAGACCCTGGTCTTCTCCTCCCACGCGGTGATCTCCCTGCGGGACGACCGCCTGTGCCTCATGTTCCGGGTGGGGGACCTCCGCAACTCCCACATCGTGGAGGCCTCGATCCGGGCCAAGCTCATCAAGTCCAAGCAGACCCAGGAAGGGGAGTTCATCCCCCTCAACCAGACGGACATCAACGTGGGCTTCGAGACGGGCGACGACCGCCTTTTCCTGGTCTCGCCCCTCATCATCAGCCACGAAATCAACGAGCACAGCCCCTTCTGGGAGGTCTCCCGGGAGCAGCTGCGGAAGGACGAGTTCGAGATCGTCGTGATCTTGGAAGGGATGGTGGAGGCCACAG GGATGACATGCCAAGCCCGCAGCTCTTACCTGGTGGACGAGGTGCTCTGGGGCCACCGCTTCATGTCCGTCCTTTCCCTGGAAGATGGCTTCTACGAGGTGGACTATAACAGCTTCCATCAGACTTTCGAAGTCCCCACGCCCAGCTGCAGCGCCCGGGAACTTTCTGAGGCGGCTGCCCGCATGGATGCCCACCTCTACTGGTCCATCCCCAGCCAGCTGGACGAGAAAGTGGAAGAGGGGAcggagaagggagaggagaaggacGAGGGGGagaaggacaaggaggaggaggaggaggagaaggagaagaagaacgGGAACCTCACCAGCACGGAGAGCGAGTCCAAGGTCTAG
- the LOC110081426 gene encoding uncharacterized protein LOC110081426 isoform X1, with protein sequence MPPPSPQKEDPFPPLAKSGWQGPIQTAFGRGKRFAEGEESRVVEWAPKSVQTHPVGGKPRLPPQPRGCPCPPALLPAWPVSPPASSCALPYPGERNLPQNLTCNPGSSLLLCLDLPEGGDSSSAHVLLWSASKRKGLVIWTPERKQYVVKPSHSGRITYLGYSSFQLNNLRQSDEGVYEVLVRTPGSPNPLLLHERTSYSFGINITTNLLVNNSCTLGLHCEAPPPSFRITGDFLVGYTTAKVLLTPPPLFFLYLYLLKRKESRQKSYPVESFSMAPTVSPPRDPTETSPMDPDF encoded by the exons ATGCCTCCCCCTTCACCCCAAAAAGAGGACCCTTTTCCTCCCTTGGCCAAAAGTGGCTGGCAAGGTCCAATCCAGACGGCATTTGGTAGAGGGAAACGTTTCGCAGAGGGGGAGGAGAGCCGAGTCGTGGAATGGGCGCCCAAGAGTGTTCAGACCCACCCAGTGGGGGGGAAGCCCCGGCTCCCTCCCCAACCAAGAGGCTGTCCATGCCCGCCTGCCCTCCTGCCTGCCTGGCCcgtttctcctcctgcctcctcttGTGCCTTGCCTTACCCAGGAGAGAGGAACCTCCCGCAGAACCTCACCTGCAACCCGGGAAGCTCCCTCCTGCTTTGCCTTGACCTTCCAGAGGGGGGGGACTCCTCCTCCGCCCACGTCCTGCTCTGGTCTGCTTCCAAGCGCAAGGGGCTTGTGATCTGGACCCCCGAGAGAAAGCAGTACGTCGTCAAACCCTCCCATTCCGGCAGGATCACCTATCTGGGCTATAGCTCGTTCCAGCTCAACAACCTGCGGCAGAGCGACGAGGGAGTCTACGAGGTGCTGGTGCGGACCCCGGGAAGCCCCAACCCGCTGCTGCTGCACGAAAGGACGTCGTATTCCTTTG GCATCAACATCACCACCAATCTGCTGGTCAACAATTCCTGCACCCTCGGCCTGCACTGTGAGGCACCCCCTCCATCATTCAGGATTACAG GAGACTTCCTCGTGGGCTACACCACGGCCAAAGTCCTCCTCACCCCCCCGCCCCTCTTCTTCCTGTACTTGTActtattgaaaagaaaagagTCCAGACAGAAAAGTTACCCTGTGGAAAGCTTTTCGATGGCGCCCACAGTGAGCCCTCCGAGGGATCCAACCGAAACCTCTCCTATGGATCCTGATTTTTGA